Below is a genomic region from Biomphalaria glabrata chromosome 3, xgBioGlab47.1, whole genome shotgun sequence.
GTCGTTCAGCCCCCTGGAATcctaataaatttaatatagcAACTAATGGACAGTCAAGGCACGAACCATGGAGCCTCCGAATCGATGAATCGGCGTAGCAACAACACAGCACCAAGGAGCAGAccactcttattcaaaaagaatCTTTCTTTGATCGGTAGCGTTTGCCAGTTTTGCAATTTGTTAACTTCTTTATGGCCGCGTGGTAATGCACTTGGGTTGCCGACCGAGGGttctcgagtttgaatccggCGAAGAGACTGGGAATTTGAGGATGTCCCTgaatccatccaactctaatgggtaactaaCATAAGTAATggacgtaaaggcggttggtcgttgggcTGGACACATGACTGACACCATCGGTCATCGTCTTCCTCCATAGATCGCAATTTCTGAAAGgggtacctttttttttccagaataaAATGGTCATCTAACCCTTTCAGACCCCTCGACCACACACCCACACTTTCACAAACGATCTTAACAGAACCGACACAAACAGCCGACAGGTTTTCGATTGAACAAAGGCCTAATTTAATGACATAGCTCTCAACAGAACAACAGAACCAGATAAATGCACTAACATGAAAAGACCTCATAGAGTAGATCAGTATGGAGTCCTTAACCGTAAACTGAACTATTTATCTTATGTATAAATGATTTTAATCAGCAGACTTTGGTTTCCAGCATAAACAGAATGCATTTGAACATATTCAAACCAGCCAAATaggataaaaaatgttttaaaaaacaaaaaacttatctaagggaaagaaatccgCACTTAAAAATAtctctctcaataatgtagaagttttttccttattcaatatcaaacaaaacaattaattatcgATGGGttaatttcctttgttggtatcaaagaaaataattaattaccagttaatttttaaaattgattcatgtatcgtctataaagtaaaataaagtttccaTTCTTGCattctatggggcagatgatgtcaaggtcatctgtttctgtggaccacggttagatagggcgtcatgtggccagcacaacaccAACCGTCtaacattagagctgggtggactaagaggcgccctaaagatcccaaaattaaaaagccctgtcttcacaaggattcgaacccgtgacgttctgtttggaagccaagcgctttaccactcagccacctcacctCCGTATctcgtctatgccaatgaatatttgtgcaaagttgaacttaattcgagattgggtgtgggagaaataaagtttacaaacgttttaccagacagacagacagagtgagttattTTAAGTGCGAGTTACAGTACTGCAACTAATGAAATGTAAAAGGACCGTACTGTCATAATTGAGCTTTTTGATAATAGCAAAGCAGTTGATAAAATTAGAGgaccaaaagaaaatagaaCCAAATCAGAAGACCAAAAAATAGAGCCAAATCAGAAGACCAAAAAATAGAGCCAAATCAGAAGACCAAAAAATAGAGCCAAATCAGAAGACCAAAAAATAGAGCCAAATCAGAAGACCAAAAAATAGAGCCAAATCAGAAGACCAAAAAATAGAGCCAAATCAGAAGACCAAAAAATAGAACCAAATCAGAAGACCAAAAAATAGAGCCAAATCAGAAGACCAAAAAATAGAGCCAAATCAGAGGACCAAAAAATAGAGCCAAATCAGAGGACCAAAAAATAGAGCCAAATCAGAAGACCAAAAAATAGAGCCAAATCAGAAGACCAAAAAATAAAGCCAAATCAGAAGCACCAGAAGACCAAAACAGAGGACCGAAGCAGAAAGACGTAAAGTTATGTAAGAATAAGCGCGTGTTGGTTCTACAACTTTTTTGCAATGCAACACAATACTTCACTTCATCTAGCCAGGACTAGCCTCCAGTGGACTACACATTGGTAAATTCAAGGATTATTTCTGAAATAACAAGGAGGGTTTATTTCATCActattaaattttctttctcCTGTTCAATCAGGACCGGCTTTATGGCAGTGCAAGACTATGAGGTCGTCCTTCACATTTCagaaatattactttaaaaaaatatactcagtaagtcaaagaaaattgagagaaatgagatgaaatgtACAAGTACTCTCTATTTTCTCCTTAACAAACACGACATTCTTTTAGATTGGAGATTTTTTTtcacgataaataaaacaatgtcaagaTCACTTAACGCTGAACCCCAATGTTGCCTACtagattgtaaataaaatttttttgaaagctttaaCTCTAATTGTAATTTTGTTGTTAAATGCATTAGCTTAAaatctaaaaatgcaaaattgtATCACTGTTGCCCCATTGGTTTTAAGTTTTCGGATGTGAAAATGTCAAAGACtgaaagtctaatgcttccttcttattaaagaaatattttgagatAGAAGCGAAAGAGCATAGAAAACTTAATTTTGTAGTGCACAAATTATCAAATAACTTTGAACATAGGCAACACCTCCTTGGTCTTGTgtaccggatacaccaacaaggtagctatttatagtttttcagcCATGTACGAAACTATCCAATCAAATTATTGAATATATTAATATCAAGTTGCTTCACTTACTCAAGTCTGACACTGTGTTAGATTACTTCTTAAATTAGTCTAAGCTGTactagaaaatgttttaaaaaaaatctattcgaAATAATTTAGAACCAGAGATTAAAGATATAAATAATAGAATACAAAATTGAATAACTATTGATAACTATGTCAGACATGgtggcgcggtggttgagctgcgctggcttccgaaccggaggttcCTGGGcttgaatcctggtaaagactgggatttttaatctcaggatctttgggcgcctctgagtccaccaagctctaatgggtacctcacattatttggggaaaagtaaaggcggttggtcgttgtgctggccacatgacaccctcgtcaaccaAGGGCAACATAAACGGATGACCtagacatcatctgccctatagactaaaGGGTCTGAAACGGGGGAAATATGTCATGTCGAGCACGTGTCTCTGTTCTAGGTCTTGTAACGATATTCATTTCAAGAATTACAGGAATCTGAGAAAACTAGACCATCCCTTAGGCAATGGTTagtgtcaaaatattttttattatttacaagGTAGACATATTGAAATCATGGGAACAAATTGGGGAGAAAGTCAAAAGGGAAGTAAGCACTGTTCTTTCTTGTTTACAAGTTTTAGCTGTCTAACAATGAACTGTTGTTGATGAGGTCAAAggttaaattgattttttgggTTCAAACGGCCTCACTTGAGGATTTACTGATTCCAGAAAATGTTTTCACACTAAACGCCCTGCTAGGCCTGGGGGTGCCTGGGTAAGAATCATACAAGCTGGAATGTTGCTCCCTGTGCAAGTTACGCAGGGCAATCTTCCACCTCCACGGGTACGCTGTCAGCATGGTCATGTACACCTGCTTGTACTCTGTTCGCGCTATGGCATAGATGGGCCCATTAGCCAGGGAGTTCCCGAATGTGAAAAGCTGAGCTACCACCTGGATGATCTCGATAGTGACTTCCGAGAAGAGATTCAGGTACTTGAAGGGCGTGATGAGTACGTAAGGGAGGTACAGGATGACGAAGACCAACATGAGGAAGGAGGTCAGCTTGACAGAGCTGACCCGGTTATGGAACTGGGTAATCTGATCTCGGCTCAGAGTGCCCAGCTCGCTCTTAAACCTGCTGACCTGTCTAATGGCGATGAAGATGATTCGTATGTGAAGAGCAGCTGAGATGCTGATGGCAGCACAGATAAAACACATCCAGATGAGGACGTAGAGGCTGGGCAACGTGGTGAAGTAATTGCACCTGAGGATGAGTGGGCACACCGCGGGGTTGTAGTTGTTCAAGCCCATCATGGGCAAGAAGGAGAGAAACGTCAACAGCAGCCACTGGATCACGATCAGCCTGAGGATCTTCTTCTCGTTAATGAGGAAAGGGTACCTAAACGGCCAGGTGATAGCGATGAAACGGTCCACGGAGATGAGGAACAGCGAGAGGAGTGAGCCACTCCCAGCCAGCTGCTTGGACGCGAAGAGCGTCAGACAAGCCGTCCGGTTGCCCAGTATCGTGGGGCTGGTGTCTTTAATATAGCTGAGCACATACATGGGGATACAGTAGGAGCCCATCAAAAAGTCTGCGATCGACAGGCTGAGCAGGAGGTAGTTGTTGGTAGTGTGGAATCCCGGGTACAAGACGATGCCCCAGAACACCAGCGTGTTGACCAGAACGATGCTAGGGATGTAGATGAGGCAGACGACGATGAAAACATTGTGGGAAATGATGACGTTCCGGTGCTCCAGAAACACAAAGGAGTGATTCGTAGCTTCTTTCAGTTGTGTGAGATagtcaaaattaaaactttccAACATTTTATTTAAGTTCTGTCTCAATTGGACTGTAAaccgaaatataaaaaaaagacattaaaaaaggTTTAATCGACTTAGAAATACTTAGATACTTTTATTTCCTAaggtaaaataaagtaaaaataaaactgagAATACTTAGATACTTTTATTTCCTAaggtaaaataaagtaaaattaaaactgaaaATACTTAGATACTTTTATTTCCTAaggtaaaataaagtaaaaataaaactgagAATACTTAGATACTTTTATTTCCTAaggtaaaataaagtaaaaataaaactgaaaataCTTAGATACTTTACTTTATAGGGTACACAAAGCTAAATAAAAGGAAATAGAAAGATTTAAATACTCTACATCCTTGgatattaaaaaaatctagttaTGAATATAGCAATACTAAGATATTCTACTACTAAAAGTCAAACACAGTTACACAGCACTTTACTTTTTGAATTGATTGAACTTTCTGTAAGTTGATTATAAGATTATATTTAGAATGATTGTGAAATATTGTAACTGATACAATAATTTTGAGTGGTGAAAACACCCTgcactgtcgttcggtcgtctcgattgTACCGCGCTCATagcctgcccgctgccatcccccgtcgtcctgcgggagattaggactaggaagtagattatcatCAACTCTGAATGAGTACtccaaacattttagaaacaaacatttttacaaggtAAATCTGATGACTCAAGTGTATGCCACGGATTCTAGTACTAGTGAATTCGAAACAAAGctctcctttaaaaaaaaaattagtttccaAAGTTGAAGTTCTAATACGAGCAAAAACACAATATAATTCAAATTCTATAATTAATCCTCAGTCGTACACTTAACATGATGCTTGAAACTCGCAGACTCAATGAACTGATTTTTTGGTCAGTGAAACTAGCTTGACTCTTCAGTTTTAAGTTTTCCCAAACCTTTGAAAGTTGTCAAAACTTCTGGCACCGGAACCCCCGGAGgatttccagctacccgtcgcctcagcgtggcgcctccggtggatacgtctagtagtggaactagataggctaagtacgaatagcgaaccaggcccggctgggcttccctgggtgagctttttttttctctcactccgggttgggatggaaagaacgcccggaacccaatccaaaaagtccgccacacagttccacaaagggggtcgtCATCAGAGACCCGTGGCTGGAGGGGAGGTccctgcacggaacagtggcggtaacagtataggaatataagacaagctccccgcagatagcactgttctcggccacttatagcgagtggggTCCGGGAACAAGGACGGTGCGCTGTTTACACGGCACGGTCTGATTTTGCCCATTCAATCAACATAGCCGTCTACagttgggagccctcagacaggacaggggtgcagagccccatgtccaggcctggttgttGGATATAAGCCTTTCTAAAaaacaacgggataatggcgcctacgcttttaaaaattaactttttcgttgtctgaaaataaaaaagtagccgctgcatccgaactttgaatggtctaaaataccATGATGGTGGATTATCAATATCTTtactagtttacgagatctgtTCGATATCGAATGAAAGAAATAATCTGTACATTATTAGTAGATATAGTTTCAAGGACAGAGTTCTTCTCCTTAAGataagctaatttttttttaatattttttttctgctaaAATGTGAACAGTGATTTTAAGAAGTCAAGTTTAattagtcgctgaatgaactctttatgttgtctgttgtatatatatgtatttttctattgtgttgtatgagaaacgagtccttgtaatcacaacaaatttccgtaaggatcaataaagcagtcttagtcttagtcttagtcttagtcttagtcttagtcttagtcttagtcttagtcttagtcttagtcttagtcttagtcttagtcttagtcttagtcttaaattaCTTCACTTTACGCCTTAAcaatgttctctctctctctctctctctatctatctatctatctgttttaGCTATAACACTTATACGTACATTGGTAACTCCAGAGACATGTTTTCTCTAGAGTCAGCTGTCCACTAAAAgtactgtgtgtgtgtcacaTGCATCTCAACAGTATCTCAACAGTATCTCAACAGTATCTCAACAGTATCTCAACAGTATCAAACTAGACTGCAGGTCCAAGGGTCTTCGCAATGATCCGTTTCAACAGTCACtatggaaataattaaaaaaaatagtatcagtggcgtagatagggttAGAATGGAGGGCTCAAATTCAAAAGTCCCCCACGGGCCCCAACTTGAGGGGTCCCCCAAATGAATgttgcaattttaaaaaaattaaatattacgcctcTGCCGTGTAATCTTCCTATTCACGTGTAGTCAAAACTACTAGACAGCATTGAgttagatgatgttatagacgCCTTTGCTTCACAGACATGAGGCGATTTAAAATGAGATTTGacacttgtgcattatctcgCCAATAAATAACGCTATAAATCATTAAAAGAatcttaatgattttttaaaattaatttacttaTACACTATACCAATTTTAATTGAGACTTATTCGTTAAGTACATTATCTAATGTCATAATGtctaatgtcaaaatgcaggggccctttaaaaggtcaagcccccggccCCCAAgtccctagctacaccactgcctcctattaaatgtattttagagAATGTAAGTGCGTGTTTCTGACGTGGGTGGCTGGGTATAGGGTAGATGTCTTGGTTGTAGGGTGAAGAGATTTTGATGTAACTTTATTGTGGTCTGGCGTAATTCAATTGAATAAAAAAGAACTGGAAGGAAGGTTGAATGGGGAGTCTTGAGACGTGAGACAGAACAGACATGTAGATGTACTGAGCTAGACCTTGTTTAAACATCAGTTCACTTATTGCTTCATACATCTACTTTTATGTTGGGATCTGGGAATATTGTACAAGTACAATTTGTTGAGAAGTACACTATGTTCACAAGTACAATTTGTTGAGAAGTACACTATGTTCACAAGTACAATTTGTTGAGAAGTACACTATGTTCACGAGTACAATTTGTTGAGAAGTACAAAATGTTCACAAGTACAATTTGTTAAGAAGTAGATTATATGTTCACAAGTACAATTTGTTGAGAAGTACAATATGTTCACAAGTACAATTTGTTAAGAAGTAGATTATATGTTCACAAGTACAATTTGTTAAGAAGTACAATATTTTCACAAGTACAATTTACTGAGAAGTATAATATGTTCACAAGTACAATTTGTTGAGAAGTACAATATGTTCACAAGTACAATTTGTTAAGAAGTAGATT
It encodes:
- the LOC129924907 gene encoding adenosine receptor A3-like; translation: MLESFNFDYLTQLKEATNHSFVFLEHRNVIISHNVFIVVCLIYIPSIVLVNTLVFWGIVLYPGFHTTNNYLLLSLSIADFLMGSYCIPMYVLSYIKDTSPTILGNRTACLTLFASKQLAGSGSLLSLFLISVDRFIAITWPFRYPFLINEKKILRLIVIQWLLLTFLSFLPMMGLNNYNPAVCPLILRCNYFTTLPSLYVLIWMCFICAAISISAALHIRIIFIAIRQVSRFKSELGTLSRDQITQFHNRVSSVKLTSFLMLVFVILYLPYVLITPFKYLNLFSEVTIEIIQVVAQLFTFGNSLANGPIYAIARTEYKQVYMTMLTAYPWRWKIALRNLHREQHSSLYDSYPGTPRPSRAFSVKTFSGISKSSSEAV